A genomic stretch from Flavobacterium sp. KS-LB2 includes:
- a CDS encoding glycoside hydrolase family 32 protein, giving the protein MKINRTFLCLPLCLALFNNCTKEDKPTETPIVETNAPECQTPNESDNTYRTFFKPSIGWVGDPIPFYENGIFHLFYLYDARNTMPTFHPWYKVTTSDFATFTDTSEMIATGISNQQDGALGTGSVFKRNGIYYAFYTGHNGILDPKEKIMLATSTDLKNWTKDSSFLLQASWGYDRNEFRDPIVIENKSTGMYKMLIATRSEVSLVSNSTVPWRAVIAQYSSANLRDWILEKPFYEDATTFITECPDVFTMGDYQYLIYSNIDDRMVHYKYRLLTANTWITPVNTALDGIAFYAGKTVTDGVNRYITGWCPTKNKNSDAAVFDWAGSLVTHRLVQHPNGTLGIAIPNGVDNKFIINRALNSKIDFGTSKQGDAYTLKGNSAEKAFSVFDRETGAFKIKAHIKAISSTQFGFEFGACGTRNEVFAIVFDLAKNQLRLDKVIKNASSLNLTQLPLNVPANKEFDVTIISENSVCVIYINDEIAFTNRIYKMNQNPWAIFADNGEVTFSDLKLFK; this is encoded by the coding sequence ATGAAAATAAATCGCACGTTTTTATGCCTTCCACTTTGTTTAGCATTATTTAATAATTGCACTAAAGAGGATAAACCAACTGAAACCCCTATTGTAGAAACAAACGCTCCTGAGTGTCAAACTCCTAATGAATCGGATAATACGTATCGAACATTTTTTAAGCCTTCTATTGGTTGGGTTGGTGATCCCATCCCATTTTATGAAAATGGTATCTTCCATCTTTTCTATTTGTACGATGCAAGAAATACAATGCCCACCTTTCACCCATGGTATAAAGTAACTACGTCTGATTTTGCAACGTTCACTGACACTAGTGAAATGATTGCCACAGGGATTTCGAATCAGCAGGACGGAGCATTGGGAACCGGATCCGTTTTTAAAAGGAATGGAATTTATTACGCTTTCTACACAGGACATAACGGAATTCTTGATCCTAAAGAAAAAATTATGCTGGCAACGTCTACGGATTTAAAAAATTGGACCAAAGATTCTTCATTTTTATTGCAGGCTTCTTGGGGATATGATCGCAATGAATTTAGAGATCCAATCGTCATAGAAAATAAAAGTACAGGAATGTATAAAATGTTGATTGCGACACGTTCTGAGGTTAGTTTAGTTTCTAACAGCACTGTGCCATGGCGGGCGGTTATCGCGCAATACAGTTCTGCGAATTTGAGAGATTGGATTTTGGAAAAGCCATTTTATGAGGATGCAACTACCTTTATAACAGAATGTCCTGATGTGTTCACGATGGGTGATTATCAGTATTTGATTTACTCCAATATTGATGATCGAATGGTACACTATAAATACCGTTTACTGACAGCCAATACTTGGATTACTCCTGTAAATACTGCCTTAGATGGAATTGCTTTCTATGCTGGAAAAACAGTTACCGATGGTGTAAACCGATATATAACTGGATGGTGTCCTACTAAAAATAAAAATAGTGATGCCGCTGTTTTTGATTGGGCTGGATCGCTTGTAACGCATCGACTTGTTCAGCATCCAAATGGAACATTAGGTATTGCGATACCTAATGGTGTAGACAACAAGTTTATTATTAATAGAGCTTTAAATTCGAAAATAGACTTTGGAACTTCAAAGCAAGGAGATGCCTATACATTGAAAGGTAATTCGGCTGAAAAAGCATTTTCAGTGTTTGACAGAGAAACTGGAGCATTTAAAATTAAAGCACATATAAAAGCGATATCATCCACTCAATTTGGTTTTGAATTTGGAGCCTGTGGAACACGAAATGAAGTATTTGCCATTGTATTCGATTTAGCCAAAAATCAATTACGATTAGATAAGGTTATAAAAAATGCGTCCTCCTTAAATCTAACGCAGCTTCCGCTAAACGTTCCGGCTAATAAAGAGTTTGATGTTACAATCATTTCTGAAAATTCGGTATGTGTGATATATATTAATGACGAAATCGCTTTTACAAACCGTATCTATAAAATGAATCAGAATCCTTGGGCTATTTTTGCTGATAATGGTGAAGTCACTTTTTCAGACTTAAAATTATTTAAATAA
- a CDS encoding sugar porter family MFS transporter, which translates to MKKIVVWALIASLAGFLFGFDTVVISGADKKLQVLWNSSDAFHGTVVMGMALWGTVLGAIFGGIPTNKIGRKNTLLWIGILFLFSAIGSAFANNPFVFAAFRFVGGLGVGASTIAAPAYISEIAPAKDRGKLVAFYQFNIVLGILMAFLSNYLLNDVGENSWRWMMGVQAIPSVIYILLIISIPESPRWLLSKLKNDEARRVLQLMGQEADYENIKEEIEKDNNDASKADDTIFLKKYRTPLVLAFLMAFFNQLSGINAFLYYSSRIFQEAGLGESTALLSSIGIGVVNLLFTLLGVFLIDRLGRKILMYIGSVGYIISLSLVAMAFFFHWEGMAVPVFLFLFIAAHAIGQGAVIWVFISEIFPNHLRASGQSFGSTTHWVLAAIIPSLIPYLFSTVGPGVVFIFFAVMMVFQLLFVRFMMPETKGISLEELSKNLINE; encoded by the coding sequence ATGAAAAAAATTGTTGTTTGGGCTTTAATTGCTTCATTAGCAGGTTTCCTGTTTGGTTTTGATACTGTTGTTATTTCTGGAGCAGATAAAAAGCTTCAAGTTCTTTGGAATTCTTCGGATGCATTTCACGGGACAGTTGTTATGGGAATGGCATTATGGGGAACTGTACTTGGGGCAATATTTGGAGGGATTCCTACTAATAAGATTGGGAGAAAAAACACCTTATTGTGGATAGGGATTTTATTTTTGTTTTCTGCAATTGGATCTGCTTTTGCAAATAATCCATTTGTGTTTGCCGCATTTAGGTTTGTTGGTGGTCTTGGTGTTGGGGCATCGACCATTGCAGCACCTGCATATATTTCAGAAATAGCTCCTGCAAAAGACAGAGGTAAGCTGGTTGCTTTTTATCAATTCAATATTGTTTTAGGGATTCTGATGGCTTTTTTGTCTAATTATCTTTTAAATGATGTAGGTGAAAATTCGTGGAGATGGATGATGGGAGTACAAGCAATTCCATCAGTAATCTATATTTTATTAATTATTTCAATTCCTGAAAGCCCAAGATGGTTATTGTCTAAACTCAAGAATGACGAGGCTAGAAGAGTGTTGCAATTAATGGGGCAAGAAGCGGATTATGAAAATATAAAAGAAGAAATAGAAAAAGATAATAACGATGCTTCTAAGGCTGATGATACTATATTTTTAAAGAAATACAGAACACCTCTAGTATTGGCTTTTTTAATGGCTTTTTTCAATCAATTATCTGGAATTAATGCTTTTTTATATTATTCCAGCAGAATATTTCAAGAGGCGGGTCTTGGTGAAAGTACCGCTTTACTAAGTAGTATTGGAATAGGAGTGGTGAATTTACTTTTCACACTATTGGGCGTTTTTTTAATCGACAGATTAGGGCGAAAAATATTAATGTACATTGGTTCTGTGGGGTATATTATATCACTTTCACTTGTTGCAATGGCTTTCTTTTTTCACTGGGAAGGAATGGCTGTTCCCGTTTTCTTATTCTTGTTTATTGCTGCACATGCGATAGGTCAAGGTGCTGTAATTTGGGTTTTTATATCAGAAATTTTTCCAAATCATCTAAGAGCATCAGGGCAATCCTTTGGGAGTACTACGCATTGGGTTCTGGCAGCTATTATTCCATCATTAATTCCGTATCTATTTTCTACAGTAGGGCCTGGAGTAGTATTTATATTTTTCGCAGTGATGATGGTTTTTCAACTCTTGTTTGTTCGATTTATGATGCCAGAAACCAAAGGAATTTCTTTAGAGGAGTTAAGTAAAAATTTAATAAACGAATAA
- a CDS encoding glycoside hydrolase family 32 protein, whose protein sequence is MSKLKIIKYVGMLSCIMIFTTIFSCKEGSLTDKKYTEEELYRPNFHFTPKKGWMNDPNGMFYYNGYYHLFYQYYPDSNVWGPMHWGHAISTDLITWVEKPIALYPDEKGYIFSGSAVVDVKNTSGFGSVKNPPMVAMFTYHDMKKEKAGETNYQSQGIAYSLNEGLTWTKYEANPIIKNPNIKDFRDPKMTWDAIHQQWLMILAAGDKTMLYGSKNLKEWALLSDFGKEIGAHEGVWECPDFFPMLVDGTDDYKWVMLSSINPGGPNGGSATQYFVGDFDGKKFTIDETFSKDVKQQKGLWIDYGRDNYAGVTWANISEVDGRKLFIGWMSNWQYAEKVPTEKWRSSMTIPRELVLVKDNDHYIVSSKPAKELQNYIAKTIKKESLKIDKETVLVDKSVVDLSKLDIHFSLKNLKKDVYTFSLSNDAKNTIQFGINNKENYFFIDRSKSGKLAFSNLFAKNISKAPFKGSFDKMDVRIIVDKTSIEIFYNNGKTVMTEIFFPDKPMEYFSVSKANTEYTIENLIINQLNFN, encoded by the coding sequence ATGAGCAAATTAAAAATTATTAAATATGTTGGAATGTTAAGTTGCATAATGATTTTTACAACCATATTTAGTTGTAAAGAGGGTTCTTTAACAGACAAGAAATATACTGAAGAAGAATTGTATCGGCCTAATTTTCATTTCACTCCTAAAAAGGGCTGGATGAATGATCCTAACGGGATGTTTTACTACAACGGGTATTACCATCTTTTTTATCAATATTATCCGGATTCAAATGTTTGGGGGCCCATGCACTGGGGTCACGCCATCAGTACTGATCTTATAACATGGGTTGAAAAACCCATCGCACTTTATCCAGATGAAAAAGGATATATTTTTTCAGGAAGTGCAGTGGTTGATGTAAAAAATACTTCAGGATTTGGGAGCGTAAAAAATCCTCCAATGGTAGCCATGTTTACCTATCATGATATGAAGAAAGAAAAGGCTGGGGAGACAAATTATCAGTCGCAAGGTATAGCGTATTCCTTAAATGAAGGGTTGACTTGGACGAAATATGAAGCGAATCCAATTATTAAAAATCCAAACATTAAAGATTTTAGAGACCCTAAAATGACTTGGGATGCGATTCATCAACAATGGTTAATGATACTTGCTGCAGGAGATAAAACAATGCTTTACGGTTCTAAAAATTTAAAAGAATGGGCACTGCTTTCAGATTTTGGTAAAGAGATTGGAGCTCATGAGGGTGTTTGGGAATGCCCTGATTTTTTCCCTATGCTAGTTGATGGTACAGATGATTACAAATGGGTCATGTTATCAAGTATTAATCCTGGAGGACCTAATGGTGGCTCAGCTACACAATATTTTGTAGGTGATTTTGATGGAAAAAAATTCACTATTGATGAAACTTTTTCAAAAGATGTAAAGCAACAAAAAGGGCTTTGGATTGACTATGGTAGAGACAATTATGCAGGAGTTACTTGGGCAAATATTTCTGAAGTCGATGGAAGAAAATTATTTATAGGATGGATGTCAAATTGGCAATATGCTGAAAAAGTACCTACCGAAAAATGGAGAAGCAGTATGACTATACCTAGAGAGTTAGTACTTGTTAAAGATAACGATCATTATATAGTTTCTTCTAAACCCGCAAAGGAATTACAAAATTATATTGCAAAAACGATTAAAAAAGAATCTCTTAAAATAGATAAGGAAACTGTCTTGGTAGATAAGTCAGTAGTCGATTTATCAAAACTTGATATTCATTTTTCTTTAAAGAACCTAAAAAAGGATGTTTACACTTTTTCCTTATCAAATGATGCTAAGAATACAATTCAATTTGGAATCAATAATAAGGAGAATTACTTTTTTATTGATAGATCAAAATCTGGGAAATTAGCTTTTTCTAATCTTTTCGCAAAAAACATTTCAAAGGCTCCTTTTAAGGGGAGTTTTGATAAAATGGATGTAAGAATAATCGTTGATAAAACCTCAATTGAAATTTTTTATAACAATGGAAAAACAGTTATGACTGAAATATTTTTTCCAGATAAACCAATGGAATATTTTTCAGTTTCTAAAGCTAATACGGAGTATACCATTGAAAACTTAATTATTAACCAACTAAATTTTAACTAA
- a CDS encoding SusC/RagA family TonB-linked outer membrane protein has protein sequence MKHKIILYLILMGSFFSVSAQNIEIKGVVTSSEDGMSLPGASVLVSGTKVGTTTDLDGQFSINNVDKNATLIFSFTGYESQSVKLNGQTTLKIVLKAESLKLQEVVVTGYSKEKKADLTGAVTVVELKPITGQTMSSGNAMQALQGRVAGLNIEKSGDPSGANSRILIRGVSTLGNTDPLYVIDGVPTTRPEVFASLSPSAIASIQVLKDASASSIYGSRAANGVIIVTTKNAAKGGLTKVSYSTNVSILSEKKQRYKMLNALDRGKVLWQASVNDGASPSGGYGEIYDFDWNNDFSNPILNSVSVKPYVGGDTNVPSGDTDWQDTVYKTGLLINNDLSVSGGSDKANAVLNLGYLDNSGMLRYTNYDRYSARLNANFKLFNDKVRFGVNSQFTQSSERNAANDVGGAPTPGLAITLAPTIPVYTASGEYAGPLGSGYSDRNNPLLMQYLNRWDNSKKMALYGNVFTEIDILKGLTLRNSIGMDFNDFSRKDIEPIVRNGFVNRNNNSLAFDTNKYSSLTISNTLNYNFNVSDHKFGILVGTESTKTDLNTLFASAEGFAVESESYFTLSAATGARTNNGISTGSRLLSQFGKFNYSFSDRYLASFTIRRDGSSRFGQDNRYGIFPAVTAGWRINNEEFFKNVTAVSNLKLRAGYGEVGNQSIGDNARFGLYEARYGPNQNVYNPDFFNIYYNVGTAYDLNGTNTGNLPSGFVSIQAANSGLKWETTKEVNVGLDFGFFGDKLSGSFDYFSRKTVGILIKPPVASAVGEGQQRFVNGASTANKGWELTVGYADKLDNGLSFNVTTNFGATQNKITDLPEVVRAAYPGTAANSIIGHSQFEVFGYKTDGLFQSQAEIDAHATQVGSRLGGIKFVDINGDSVINSDDRTFIGTTLPKLEYGINISLAYKNIDFSIFGSGVAGRVGVDPYVFWNNFVQGRDNAGPGTLNAWTPTNTNTEVPSLSLANNDTQMSDYILRNNSYFKVRNMQIGYSFSDELVQKSGFITSCRIYAQGENLFWFTPKGYIGSDPERTDVNRIPVPTTFSLGVNFNF, from the coding sequence ATGAAACACAAAATTATTCTTTACTTAATCCTTATGGGTTCGTTTTTTTCGGTATCGGCCCAAAATATAGAAATCAAAGGAGTGGTAACTTCTTCCGAAGACGGAATGTCTCTTCCTGGTGCATCAGTACTGGTTTCTGGAACTAAAGTCGGAACAACTACGGATCTCGACGGTCAGTTTTCGATAAACAATGTAGACAAAAATGCAACTTTAATATTTAGTTTTACTGGATATGAATCTCAGTCTGTTAAACTTAATGGACAAACCACTTTAAAAATTGTATTAAAAGCAGAGTCTTTGAAACTGCAAGAGGTTGTTGTAACTGGTTATTCTAAAGAGAAAAAAGCCGATTTAACTGGTGCAGTTACCGTAGTAGAATTAAAACCTATTACAGGTCAAACCATGAGCTCTGGAAATGCTATGCAAGCTTTGCAAGGAAGAGTTGCTGGTTTGAATATAGAAAAATCAGGAGATCCAAGTGGGGCAAATAGTAGAATATTAATTAGAGGGGTAAGTACACTTGGTAATACAGACCCATTATATGTTATCGATGGTGTTCCTACAACAAGACCAGAGGTTTTTGCTAGTTTGAGTCCAAGTGCTATTGCATCTATTCAAGTTTTAAAAGATGCTTCGGCTTCCTCTATTTATGGGTCTAGAGCAGCGAATGGAGTAATCATTGTTACTACTAAAAATGCAGCAAAAGGCGGCTTGACTAAAGTATCTTACAGTACAAACGTTTCTATTCTTTCAGAGAAAAAGCAACGATATAAAATGCTAAACGCTTTGGATAGAGGAAAAGTGTTATGGCAAGCCTCTGTTAACGATGGAGCAAGTCCGTCTGGTGGATATGGAGAAATCTATGATTTTGATTGGAATAATGATTTCAGTAATCCAATATTGAATAGTGTAAGCGTAAAACCGTATGTAGGAGGAGATACTAATGTTCCGTCAGGAGATACTGATTGGCAAGATACTGTATACAAAACAGGGCTTCTTATTAATAATGATTTATCTGTCTCTGGAGGATCTGATAAAGCGAATGCAGTATTGAACTTAGGATATTTAGATAATTCTGGTATGCTAAGATATACTAATTATGACCGATATTCTGCAAGACTTAATGCCAATTTCAAGTTGTTTAACGATAAAGTAAGATTTGGTGTGAATTCTCAATTTACACAATCAAGCGAAAGAAATGCTGCTAACGACGTTGGAGGCGCTCCAACACCAGGTTTAGCAATAACTCTTGCCCCAACGATTCCAGTTTACACTGCTTCTGGTGAATATGCTGGCCCATTGGGATCCGGTTATTCAGATAGAAATAATCCACTATTAATGCAATATTTGAACAGATGGGATAATAGCAAAAAAATGGCTTTGTACGGTAATGTTTTTACTGAAATTGATATTTTGAAAGGGTTAACTTTAAGAAATAGTATTGGTATGGATTTTAATGATTTCAGCAGAAAAGACATTGAACCGATCGTGAGAAATGGATTTGTCAACCGAAATAACAATAGTTTAGCTTTTGATACCAATAAATATTCTAGTTTAACAATTTCAAATACTTTAAATTATAATTTCAACGTTTCAGATCATAAATTTGGAATCCTAGTAGGAACGGAATCAACCAAAACGGATTTGAATACGTTGTTTGCTAGTGCTGAAGGATTCGCGGTTGAATCAGAATCTTATTTTACACTTTCTGCGGCTACTGGAGCTAGAACAAATAATGGAATTTCAACGGGTAGTAGACTACTTTCTCAGTTTGGTAAATTTAATTATTCGTTTTCTGACCGATATTTAGCTTCATTTACTATTCGTAGAGATGGTTCATCAAGATTTGGTCAAGACAATAGATATGGTATTTTTCCAGCTGTTACTGCAGGATGGAGGATAAATAATGAAGAATTCTTTAAAAATGTAACAGCAGTTTCAAACTTGAAACTACGTGCTGGTTATGGAGAAGTAGGAAATCAATCTATTGGAGATAATGCTCGTTTTGGTTTATATGAAGCGAGATATGGCCCAAATCAAAATGTTTATAATCCGGATTTTTTCAACATTTATTATAATGTAGGTACTGCATATGATTTAAATGGAACTAATACAGGAAACTTGCCTTCAGGATTTGTGTCTATACAGGCAGCGAATTCAGGATTGAAATGGGAAACTACCAAAGAGGTGAACGTAGGTTTGGATTTTGGTTTTTTCGGAGATAAATTATCAGGTTCATTTGATTATTTCTCAAGAAAGACAGTGGGAATTTTGATTAAACCACCAGTTGCATCAGCTGTTGGAGAAGGACAGCAACGTTTTGTAAATGGTGCTTCGACTGCAAATAAAGGTTGGGAACTTACAGTAGGATATGCAGATAAATTAGATAATGGATTGTCTTTTAATGTTACTACAAATTTTGGTGCAACTCAAAATAAAATCACAGATTTGCCTGAAGTAGTAAGAGCAGCATATCCTGGAACTGCAGCTAATTCGATAATTGGTCATTCACAGTTTGAAGTTTTTGGATATAAAACCGATGGATTATTCCAAAGTCAAGCTGAAATAGATGCACATGCTACTCAAGTAGGTTCTCGATTGGGAGGTATCAAATTTGTTGATATCAATGGAGATAGTGTGATTAATTCAGATGATAGAACTTTTATTGGTACAACACTTCCAAAATTAGAATACGGTATTAATATTAGTTTAGCGTATAAAAATATTGATTTCTCCATTTTTGGTTCTGGTGTGGCTGGAAGAGTTGGGGTTGATCCGTATGTTTTTTGGAATAATTTTGTTCAAGGAAGAGATAATGCAGGGCCAGGAACATTGAATGCTTGGACACCAACAAATACTAATACTGAGGTACCATCTCTTTCATTAGCAAACAATGACACACAGATGTCAGATTATATCTTAAGAAATAATTCTTATTTCAAAGTTAGAAACATGCAAATTGGGTATTCATTCTCAGATGAGTTAGTTCAAAAATCGGGATTCATCACAAGTTGTAGAATCTATGCTCAAGGAGAAAATTTATTTTGGTTTACTCCAAAAGGATATATTGGTTCCGATCCAGAGCGAACAGATGTGAATAGAATACCAGTACCAACTACCTTCTCATTAGGTGTAAACTTTAATTTTTAA
- a CDS encoding RagB/SusD family nutrient uptake outer membrane protein, whose protein sequence is MKKYNKIVISFLSVLLLASCSEEFLDYEPTGVLSSSNVATAANAEALVNAAYAAIGNDEMVGPITNQWVYGSVRSDDAYKGGGGRGDVDVIDRYEQYNTTIADYGDWMLPRTWTNHYKAISRANFALSVINVIPDADYPLKKVRQAELRFLRAHSHFMLKLLFNKVPYITEELSQEDILKTSNDLTSDALWDKIAEDFQFAFDNLQQSQDQVGRADKNAAAAYLAKLNLYQSYKQNDAHQVTSIDATKLQKVIDYADKVTGSLEPDFANNFLDGHDNGSESIWAVQFSINDGTNTGRVSFVTGLNSPHGTPLYGCCGFHMASQNMVNAFRTDANGLPLLDTFNNSDIFNTITNGDAPLSAGVTLDPRIDHTVGVPGRPFKYKNTLKNSGDMVYKLSWARDPGVYGYFGNMKEQQSPDCSCYVKNGPFIGTSKNVDFIRYADVLLFKAEALIQLNRYAEALPIINQIRARAAASTAMTLAAGASSVYKVQPYTSFASKDYAMKALMFERRLEFGMEGPRFFDLVRWGIAEPVLNAYLTVEKTKRDFLSNAKFTAGRDEYYPIPQREIDFTGGLYKQNPGY, encoded by the coding sequence ATGAAAAAATATAATAAAATAGTTATCAGCTTCTTGTCGGTTTTACTTCTGGCATCATGTAGCGAAGAATTTTTAGATTATGAACCAACAGGCGTATTGTCTTCTTCAAATGTGGCGACAGCTGCAAATGCAGAAGCACTTGTAAATGCGGCTTATGCTGCAATTGGAAATGACGAAATGGTAGGCCCAATAACAAATCAATGGGTATATGGAAGTGTACGATCTGATGATGCCTATAAAGGAGGAGGAGGTCGTGGCGATGTAGATGTGATTGACCGTTATGAACAATACAATACAACTATTGCAGATTACGGTGACTGGATGTTGCCTAGAACTTGGACAAATCATTATAAAGCAATTTCTAGAGCTAATTTTGCCTTGTCTGTTATCAATGTCATTCCTGATGCGGATTACCCATTAAAAAAAGTAAGACAAGCAGAATTACGTTTTTTAAGAGCACATTCTCATTTTATGCTAAAGTTATTGTTTAATAAAGTTCCTTATATTACAGAAGAACTGTCTCAGGAAGATATATTAAAAACGTCAAATGACTTAACAAGTGATGCTTTATGGGACAAAATTGCAGAAGATTTTCAATTTGCATTTGATAATTTACAACAAAGTCAAGATCAAGTGGGTAGAGCAGATAAAAATGCTGCTGCTGCTTATCTTGCTAAATTAAATTTATATCAGTCATATAAGCAAAATGATGCACATCAAGTAACTAGTATAGATGCAACAAAATTACAAAAAGTAATAGATTATGCTGATAAAGTGACAGGAAGTTTAGAGCCTGACTTTGCAAATAATTTTTTAGATGGTCATGATAATGGTTCAGAATCTATTTGGGCTGTACAATTCTCTATAAATGACGGAACCAATACAGGAAGAGTAAGTTTTGTTACAGGATTAAACTCTCCTCATGGAACGCCTCTGTATGGATGTTGTGGCTTTCATATGGCAAGCCAAAATATGGTGAATGCATTTAGAACTGATGCTAATGGCTTACCATTATTAGACACTTTCAATAATTCAGATATTTTTAATACAATAACTAATGGTGATGCTCCACTATCAGCTGGAGTTACTTTAGACCCAAGAATTGATCATACTGTTGGTGTTCCGGGAAGACCATTTAAATATAAAAACACGCTAAAAAATTCAGGTGATATGGTCTATAAATTGAGTTGGGCTAGAGATCCAGGTGTTTATGGATACTTTGGAAATATGAAAGAGCAACAATCTCCCGACTGCTCTTGTTATGTGAAGAACGGGCCATTCATTGGGACTTCTAAAAACGTTGATTTTATCAGATATGCAGATGTGTTATTATTTAAAGCAGAAGCATTAATCCAATTAAATAGATATGCCGAAGCATTGCCAATAATTAATCAAATTAGAGCTAGAGCTGCGGCTAGTACTGCAATGACTTTAGCGGCTGGAGCTTCAAGTGTTTATAAAGTTCAACCGTATACTTCTTTTGCTTCAAAAGATTATGCAATGAAAGCATTAATGTTTGAAAGACGTTTAGAATTTGGTATGGAAGGACCAAGATTCTTTGACCTTGTAAGATGGGGTATAGCTGAGCCTGTTTTGAATGCTTACCTTACTGTTGAGAAAACTAAAAGAGATTTTCTTTCAAATGCTAAGTTTACAGCAGGTAGAGATGAATATTATCCAATACCTCAAAGAGAAATTGATTTTACTGGAGGTTTGTACAAGCAAAATCCTGGATATTAA
- a CDS encoding carbohydrate kinase family protein: MNAKYTLSAVCFGEVLWDIFPTHKKIGGAPLNVALRMNTFGVETSMISRVGVDENGEDILSFLSSQEITTDLIQVTKEYKTGAVHVMINEKGNASYDILYPSAWDKIVETETMDKVISEADVFVFGSLASRDEVSRETLNSILDKAKYKVFDANLRAPYYRIEVLNKLMQKADFIKLNDEELREISRELGSPYNSFEQNIKFIAEKTNTKQVCVTKGEFGAVLYYNDKFYYNSGYFVKVVDTVGAGDSFLASLIIRLLRGKSPQKALNYACAVGALVAGEEGANPKINEKEIKKFMMI; encoded by the coding sequence ATGAATGCAAAATACACTTTAAGTGCTGTATGTTTTGGGGAAGTTTTATGGGATATTTTTCCAACACATAAAAAAATTGGAGGAGCTCCATTAAATGTGGCTTTACGAATGAATACTTTTGGAGTAGAAACATCTATGATAAGTCGTGTTGGTGTAGATGAAAATGGAGAAGATATTTTATCTTTTTTAAGCAGTCAAGAAATCACTACTGATTTAATTCAAGTAACTAAAGAATACAAAACTGGCGCGGTACATGTAATGATAAACGAAAAAGGAAATGCTTCCTATGATATATTGTATCCTTCTGCTTGGGATAAAATTGTAGAAACTGAAACAATGGATAAGGTGATTTCTGAAGCAGATGTATTTGTGTTTGGAAGTTTAGCGTCTAGAGATGAGGTTTCTAGAGAAACTTTGAATTCTATTTTGGATAAAGCAAAATATAAAGTTTTTGATGCCAATCTAAGAGCTCCATACTATAGAATAGAGGTTTTGAATAAGCTGATGCAAAAAGCTGATTTTATTAAGTTGAATGATGAAGAATTACGTGAAATAAGTAGAGAGTTGGGATCCCCATATAACTCATTTGAACAAAATATTAAATTCATTGCTGAGAAAACAAATACAAAACAGGTTTGTGTAACTAAGGGAGAATTTGGAGCTGTTTTATATTATAATGATAAATTTTATTACAATAGTGGTTATTTTGTAAAAGTAGTTGATACAGTAGGTGCTGGAGATTCTTTTTTAGCCTCGCTTATTATCCGATTGCTTAGAGGAAAATCGCCACAAAAAGCATTAAATTATGCCTGTGCAGTAGGTGCTCTAGTTGCTGGTGAAGAGGGGGCTAATCCTAAGATTAATGAAAAGGAAATTAAAAAATTCATGATGATTTGA